In Juglans regia cultivar Chandler chromosome 5, Walnut 2.0, whole genome shotgun sequence, the following are encoded in one genomic region:
- the LOC109017772 gene encoding D-xylose-proton symporter-like 3, chloroplastic produces the protein MACSASTQPLFILKLLHSHPTHRTKPSQAFICYTQRSTRPCLSYDSHFKANFPTFPKLPLLSGRLSRFNVGVQKMDASGEEGESLVSDATYQEKFTWSSVILPFLFPALGGLLFGYDIGATSGATISLQSPELSGTTWFSLSAIQLGLVVSGSLYGALLGSLLVYPIADFLGRRRELITAAVLYVLGGLTTAYAPALGVLLVGRLLYGLGIGLAMHGAPLYIAETCPSQIRGTLVSLKELFIVLGILLGYFIGSFQIDVVGGWRYMFGASAPIALIMGLGMWSLPPSPRWLLLRAVQGKGLLQDYKEKAFLALSKLRGRPPGDKLSERQIEDTLVSLKSAYADQESEGSFLEVFQGSSLKAFLIGGGLVFFQQITGQPSVLYYAGPILQTAGFSAASDATRVSVVIGVFKLLMTWVAVLKVDDLGRRPLLIGGVSGLALSLFMLSAYYKFLGGFPIVAVASLLLYVGCYQISFGPISWLMVSEVFPLRTRGRGISLAVLTNFGSNAIVTFAFSPLKELLGAENLFLLFGAIALLSLLFVLLVVPETKGLSLEEIESKILK, from the exons ATGGCTTGCAGTGCCTCAACTCAACCTCTCTTCATCCTCAAACTCTTACATTCTCACCCAACTCATCGAACGAAACCGTCACAAGCTTTCATCTGTTACACTCAACGGAGTACACGCCCGTGTTTATCTTATGACAGTCATTTTAAGGCCAATTTTCCCACGTTCCCGAAGCTGCCTTTGCTCTCTGGCCGTCTAAGCAGATTCAAT GTAGGAGTACAGAAAATGGATGCTTCTGGGGAAGAGGGCGAGTCGCTTGTTTCTGACGCAACGTATCAGGAGAAATTTACTTGGTCTTCTGTGATTTTGCC GTTTTTGTTCCCAGCCTTGGGAGGTTTGTTGTTTGGGTATGACATTGGTGCCACCTCTGGTGCTACCATCTCATTACAG TCACCTGAGCTCAGTGGAACAACTTGGTTCAGCCTTTCAGCCATTCAGCTTGGACTTGTG GTCAGTGGTTCCCTTTATGGAGCTCTTCTTGGTTCCCTTCTTGTCTATCCAATTGCAGACTTCCTTG GGAGGAGGCGAGAACTTATCACGGCAGCTGTGCTATATGTGCTTGGTGGTCTGACCACTGCCTATGCTCCAGCCCTAGGTGTTCTTTTAGTGGGACGGCTGCTCTATGGCCTTGGTATTGGTTTG GCCATGCATGGGGCTCCTCTCTATATTGCAGAAACTTGCCCATCTCAGATTCGTGGAACTCTAGTATCTTTAAAGGAGCTCTTCATAGTTCTTGGGATTCTG TTGGGCTATTTTATTGGAAGCTTTCAGATTGATGTAGTTGGAGGGTGGCGTTACATGTTTGGAGCTAGTGCACCGATTGCTCTTATTATGGGACTCGGCATGTGGAGTCTTCCACCATCTCCACGCTGGCTGCTTCTTAGGGCCGTCCAAGGAAAAGGTTTATTACAAGATTATAAAGAGAAAGCATTTCTTGCTCTGAGCAAACTAAGGGGCCGTCCTCCTGGTGACAAGCTGTCTGAAAGGCAAATAGAAGACACATTGGTCTCATTGAAATCTGCATATGCGGATCAGGAGTCTGAGGGCAGTTTCTTGGAGGTATTTCAAGGCTCAAGTTTGAAAGCCTTCCTAATTGGTGGGGGGCTGGTCTTTTTTCAACAG ATAACTGGGCAACCAAGCGTTCTATATTATGCAGGTCCAATACTTCAG ACTGCTGGGTTTTCTGCGGCCTCTGATGCTACCCGTGTTTCTGTTGTAATTGGCGTGTTCAAA TTACTGATGACATGGGTAGCTGTCCTAAAAGTAGATGATCTTGGGAGAAGACCCCTGCTAATCGGAGGAGTCAGCGGGCTT gctctttctttatttatgctTTCTGCTTATTATAAATTTCTCGGAGGGTTCCCTATTGTTGCTGTAGCCAGCCTACTTCTCTATGTCGGTTGCTACCAG ATTTCATTTGGTCCAATCAGTTGGCTTATGGTGTCAGAGGTATTCCCACTTCGGACAAGAGGGCGAGGGATTAGTCTTGCAGTTCTTACTAACTTTGGCTCAAATGCCATTGTAACCTTTGCATTCTCACCATTGAAG GAGTTGTTAGGAGCGGAAaatctcttccttcttttcggGGCTATTGCTTTGTTGTCACTTTTGTTTGTACTGCTCGTTGTCCCAGAGACCAAAGGGCTGAGCTTGGAAGAGATTGAGTCCAAGATTTTGAAGTGA
- the LOC109017763 gene encoding L-type lectin-domain containing receptor kinase SIT2-like, giving the protein MTMGIQMLISWLAHLKDHLQRKGKFFCDDLGIEIDTLLETVKTLCSQEGTSLPLLLMATVLRSLYFLIILYVSIFPLAFAQDENQFLYNGFNQANLHLDGIAEIHPNGLLQLTNLSNQQVGHAFYKFPIKFNPTRSLSFSTNFVFAMVPQAPNLGGHGMAFAISPSWDFIHAVASQYLGLFNSSNNGLPANQILAIEIDSIKNPEFEDIDNNHVGIDVNGLKSVESAPATYFSNKEGRNISLELIHGNPMQLWIEYDEVEELLNVTLAPTDIPKPNSPLLSKYINLSQILLESMYVGFSATTGTLACDHYILGWSFNKSGQAQSLDVSSLPPLPPRTKRKDKSRLMIMTSLVAVAVVLITILGVVCFLRRKKYEEVREDWEMEYGPHRFSYKSLHKATKGFKDKELLGAGGFGKVYRGTLPSNVQIAVKRVAHDSKQGMKEFVAEIISMGRLRHRNLVQLLGYCRRRGELLLVYDYMPNGSLDKLLYSNERTSLNWFQRFQILRGVASGLLYLHEEWEQVVLHRDVKASNVLLDAELNGRLGDFGLARLYDHGTNPQTTHVVGTVGYLAPELTKTGRATTCTDVFAFGAFMLEVACGRRPIVLQALPEEVVLIDWVFECGRKGAILDASDPRLEGSYVSEEMVLVLKLGLLCSQAIPAARPSMRQVKQFLDGNADLPDLPYDSASFGTFTSNEESPFFLSLISSSGQGSAPSMSTTDSILKNGR; this is encoded by the coding sequence ATGACTATGGGAATTCAGATGTTGATATCTTGGCTGGCTCATTTAAAGGATCATTtgcaaagaaaaggaaagttcTTCTGTGATGATTTAGGAATAGAGATAGACACGTTATTGGAAACAGTGAAAACCCTCTGTTCACAGGAAGGCACATCTCTCCCACTTCTCCTGATGGCCACGGTTCTTAGATCACTTTATTTTCTGATAATTCTCTATGTTTCCATTTTTCCCTTGGCCTTTGCTCAAGATGAAAACCAATTCCTCTACAATGGATTCAATCAAGCCAATCTGCATCTTGACGGAATAGCAGAAATTCACCCCAATGGTCTCTTGCAGCTAACCAACCTTTCAAACCAGCAAGTTGGTCATGCTTTCTACAAATTTCCCATAAAATTCAACCCAACTAGATCTCTATCATTTTCGACAAACTTCGTCTTTGCCATGGTTCCTCAAGCTCCAAATCTCGGTGGTCATGGCATGGCCTTTGCCATCAGTCCCTCCTGGGACTTCATCCATGCTGTAGCAAGTCAGTATCTTGGACTCTTCAATTCATCAAATAACGGACTTCCTGCAAACCAGATTTTGGCCATTGAGATTGATTCTATTAAGAATCCTGAATTTGAAGACATCGATAATAATCATGTGGGAATTGATGTGAATGGCCTGAAATCAGTCGAATCAGCTCCTGCAACATATTTTTCCAATAAAGAAGGGAGGAATATAAGCTTGGAGCTCATACATGGAAATCCAATGCAACTTTGGATAGAGTACGATGAAGTAGAAGAGTTGCTGAATGTAACACTAGCCCCTACCGATATCCCAAAGCCAAACAGTCCACTCTTGTCAAAATACATCAATCTGTCTCAAATTCTCTTGGAATCTATGTATGTTGGTTTCTCTGCTACCACAGGTACACTTGCATGCGACCACTACATTCTTGGATGGAGCTTTAATAAAAGTGGACAAGCACAAAGCCTCGATGTTTCGAGCCTCCCTCCACTTCCCCCGCGgacgaaaagaaaagataaatcaAGACTAATGATCATGACTTCTCTCGTTGCAGTAGCGGTTGTGCTGATAACAATCCTTGGAGTTGTTTGCTTTTTAAGGAGGAAGAAATATGAAGAAGTGCGTGAAGATTGGGAAATGGAGTATGGTCCTCACAGGTTCAGCTATAAGAGTCTCCATAAAGCAACCAAAGGTTTTAAAGACAAAGAGCTTCTTGGAGCAGGAGGTTTTGGAAAGGTTTATAGAGGAACACTTCCTTCTAATGTTCAAATTGCTGTCAAGAGAGTTGCTCATGATTCCAAACAAGGGATGAAGGAATTTGTGGCTGAGATTATTAGCATGGGAAGACTGAGGCACAGGAACTTGGTGCAGCTCCTCGGCTATTGCCGGCGAAGGGGAGAACTCCTCTTGGTCTATGATTATATGCCCAATGGAAGTCTGGACAAGTTATTATATAGCAATGAAAGAACAAGCCTTAACTGGTTTCAACGATTTCAAATCCTCAGAGGAGTAGCATCTGGCCTTCTTTACCTCCATGAAGAGTGGGAACAGGTTGTTCTACACAGAGATGTAAAGGCAAGCAATGTTCTCTTAGATGCTGAATTAAATGGAAGGCTAGGAGATTTTGGCCTTGCCAGATTATATGACCATGGTACCAATCCCCAAACCACCCATGTGGTTGGGACTGTTGGATATTTAGCTCCAGAGCTTACTAAAACAGGAAGGGCAACCACCTGCACTGATGTGTTTGCTTTCGGGGCTTTCATGCTCGAGGTGGCCTGTGGAAGGAGGCCTATAGTGCTACAAGCGCTGCCTGAGGAAGTAGTTTTGATTGATTGGGTCTTTGAATGTGGGAGAAAAGGAGCTATCCTTGATGCCAGTGATCCTAGATTGGAAGGTTCCTATGTGTCGGAGGAAATGGTGTTGGTTTTGAAACTAGGGCTGCTCTGCTCACAAGCAATTCCAGCAGCCAGGCCTAGCATGAGGCAAGTGAAGCAGTTCCTGGATGGCAATGCTGATCTGCCGGATCTACCATATGACAGTGCTTCTTTTGGTACATTTACAAGTAATGAAGAATCCCCTTTCTTTTTGTCACTTATTTCATCATCTGGCCAGGGTTCTGCTCCTTCCATGTCTACCACAGATTCAATCCTTAAAAATGGTCGTTGA
- the LOC109017753 gene encoding uncharacterized protein LOC109017753: protein MTQLDRIQRYGDINSRSSNSSSTFEPFFPGGEVSKWSPTFGKDHGPHADQEDPDHNSHHPKKSVLTIVKEKAQKLRQTFIQKKHSHDHYVSTTPSWGVSLEDNENEEDEEEDAEHHLESPKYESELAPDWYKKTTMQNPRAVLFVSEKNVLASCVNLGAPQSGNATNGDQTWSKGVSVENLTHSHEAEEEEKAISQERSEAISPRRRTPVVIGVVEKVKEAVNSLLRNDQSTSKYTAPINSANTPISDMPISTINAHSAKTSPSHDLPISTNAHEVGEEESYGRILQAN from the exons ATGACTCAACTCGACCGCATTCAAAGATACGGTGACATTAATTCCAGAAGTTCTAACAGCAGCTCCACATTTGAACCCTTTTTCCCTg GAGGTGAAGTTTCAAAGTGGTCACCTACATTTGGGAAGGACCATGGCCCTCATGCAGATCAGGAAGATCCAGACCACAATTCCCACCATCCCAAGAAATCAGTTCTGACCATAGTGAAGGAGAAAGCCCAGAAATTGAGACAAACTTTTATCCAGAAAAAGCATAGTCATGATCATTATGTAAGCACCACTCCCTCTTGGGGTGTCAGCTTGGAGGAcaatgaaaatgaagaagatgaagaagaagatgcagaaCACCACCTTGAATCCCCAA AGTATGAATCGGAGCTGGCTCCTGACTGGTACAAGAAAACCACAATGCAGAATCCAAGAGCAGTTCTCTTTGTTTCTGAGAAGAATGTTTTGGCAAGCTGTGTCAATCTTGGTGCTCCACAAAGCGGAAATGCTACTAATGGCGATCAAACATGGAGTAAGGGTGTTTCAGTGGAGAATTTGACGCATAGCCATGAggcagaggaagaagagaaagcaaTATCCCAAGAGAGATCTGAGGCAATCAGTCCAAGAAGAAGAACTCCTGTGGTTATAGGTGTGGTGGAGAAGGTCAAAGAAGCTGTGAATTCTTTGCTCAGGAACGACCAGTCGACGTCCAAATACACAGCTCCCATTAATTCAGCTAATACTCCAATATCAGACATGCCGATCTCCACCATTAATGCCCATTCGGCTAAAACCTCACCATCACATGACCTTCCGATCTCCACCAATGCACATGAAG TTGGGGAAGAAGAAAGTTATGGGAGAATACTCCAAGCCAATTGA
- the LOC109017747 gene encoding protein TOC75-3, chloroplastic-like — protein MQSLAAPTHLHSTPLPSRRKLLSPTPRRSLQCHSLLSSSSSSSSSSSTPKPEPLKSTFVPLFKTIAASSAAALLLHVRSISLDFGSGGGSGGFGGGGGGGGDGHGGDGGSFWRKLFAPAVANADEPQSQEWDSHGLPANIVVQLNKLSSFKKYKLSEILFFDRRRWTTVGTEDSFFEMVSLRPGGIYNKAQLQKELETLATCGMFEKVDMEGKTNPDGTIGVTISFTESTWQSADRFRCINVGLMPQSKPIEMDADMTDKEKMEYYRSLEKDYKRRIERAKPCLLPIPVHREILQMLRDQGKVSARLLQRIRDRVQKWYFDEGYACAQVVNFGNLNTKEVVCEVVEGDITETNIQFLDKLGNVVEGNTQVAVVIREMPRQLRPGNVFNIEAGKQALRNINALGLFSNIEVNPRPDEKKEGGIIVEIKLKELDQKTAEVATEWSIVPGRGGRPTLASLQPGGTVTFEHRNINGLNRSINGSVTTSNFLNPQDDLAFKLEYVHPYLDGVFDPLNRTLRVSCFNSRKLSPVFTGGPGVDEVPPIWVDRAGVKANITENFTRQSKFTYGLVMEEITTRNESSTICPNGQRVLPNGGISADGPPTTLSGTGIDQMAFLQANITRDNTKFLNGAIVGSRNVFQVDQGLGIGSKFPFFNRHQLTLTRFFQLREVEEGAGQPPPPVLVLHGHYGGCVGDLPSYDAFTLGGPYSVRGYNMGEIGAARNILELAAEIRIPVKGTHVYAFAEHGNDLGTSKDVKGNPTEVYRRLGHGSSYGVGAKLGLVRAEYAVDHNSGTGAFFFRFGERF, from the exons ATGCAGTCTTTGGCCGCTCCAACCCACCTCCATTCCACCCCTCTCCCCTCCCGCCGCAAGCTTCTCTCTCCTACCCCAAGACGCTCCCTTCAATGCcactctctcctctcctcctcctcctcctcctcttcctcttcctccactCCTAAACCTGAACCACTCAAATCCACTTTCGTACCCCTCTTCAAAACCATCGCCGCCTCCTCCGCCGCTGCCCTCCTCCTTCATGTTCGCTCTATATCCCTTGATTTCGGCTCCGGGGGCGGTTCTGGTGGATTCGGTGGAGgtggaggcggaggcggagacGGTCACGGTGGCGATGGCGGAAGTTTCTGGAGAAAATTGTTTGCCCCTGCCGTTGCCAATGCCGACGAGCCTCAGAGCCAGGAGTGGGACTCCCATGGCCTACCTGCTAACATCGTTGTCCAGCTCAACAAGCTCAGCAGCTTTAAGAAGTACAAGCTCTCCGAGATCCTCTTCTTTGATCGGAGGCGCTGGACCACCGTCGGCACTGAAGACTCCTTCTTCGAGATGGTCTCCTTGAGGCCCGGCGGCATCTACAACAAGGCTCAGCTCCAGAAAGAGCTCGAGACCCTGGCGACTTGCGGGATGTTCGAGAAGGTCGACATGGAGGGGAAGACTAATCCCGACGGCACCATTGGTGTTACTATATCGTTCACGGAGAGCACGTGGCAGTCCGCCGATAGGTTCAGGTGTATCAATGTCGGGTTAATGCCGCAGTCGAAACCGATAGAGATGGACGCTGATATGACTGATAAGGAAAAGATGGAGTACTACAGGAGCCTGGAGAAGGACTACAAGAGAAGGATCGAGAGGGCGAAGCCGTGCCTGTTGCCAATCCCGGTGCACAGAGAGATTCTGCAAATGCTCAGGGACCAGGGTAAGGTGAGCGCGAGGCTTTTGCAAAGGATTCGGGACCGAGTCCAGAAGTGGTACTTCGACGAAGGGTATGCTTGCGCGCAAGTGGTGAATTTCGGGAATCTGAATACCAAGGAGGTGGTTTGTGAGGTGGTGGAAGGCGATATTACCGAGACGAATATCCAGTTCCTTGATAAGCTTGGCAATGTCGTTGAGGGGAACACACAGGTTGCCGTGGTGATAAGGGAAATGCCCAGACAG CTTCGACCAGGCAATGTTTTTAACATAGAGGCAGGGAAGCAAGCTCTGAGGAACATAAACGCCCTTGGTTTGTTTTCCAACATTGAGGTGAACCCCCGACCTGATGAGAAAAAGGAGGGAGGGATTATTGTTGAAATAAAGCTTAAGGAACTAGATCAGAAGACGGCTGAAGTTGCTACAGAATGGAGTATTGTTCCTGGACGTGGGGGACGCCCCACTTTG GCCTCACTGCAGCCTGGTGGGACTGTTACTTTTGAACACCGGAATATCAACGGGTTAAATAGATCCATTAATGGTTCTGTGACCACCAGTAATTTCTTGAATCCTCAA GATGATCTTGCCTTCAAACTCGAGTATGTGCATCCATATTTGGATGGCGTGTTTGATCCACTCAACCGTACTTTGCGAGTGAGTTGCTTCAATAGCAGGAAACTGAGTCCGGTCTTCACTGGTGGGCCAGGGGTGGATGAAGTCCCCCCTATATGGGTTGATCGAGCGGGTGTTAAGGCAAATATTACAGAG AATTTCACCCGTCAGAGCAAATTTACTTATGGACTTGTAATGGAAGAGATAACAACACGTAATGAAAGCAGTACTATCTGTCCAAATGGTCAAAGAGTGTTGCCAAATGGAGGAATTAGTGCAGATGGACCTCCAACAACCCTCAGTGGTACTGGCATTGATCAAATGGCATTTTTACAGGCAAATATTACACGTGATAACACCAAGTTCTTAAATGGAGCTATAGTTGGTTCAAGGAATGTATTTCAG GTGGACCAAGGCCTTGGCATTGGCAGCAAGTTTCCATTCTTTAACCGCCACCAGCTTACATTGACCCGATTTTTCCAGCTGAGGGAAGTGGAGGAAGGTgctggccaaccaccaccacctgTGCTTGTTCTTCATGGCCACTATGGTGGCTGTGTGGGGGACCTTCCAAGTTATGATGCTTTTACCCTTGGAGGTCCCTATTCAGTGAGGGGTTACAACATGGGTGAGATAGGCGCAGCCAGAAACATCCTTGAG CTGGCAGCTGAGATACGCATTCCTGTAAAAGGTACGCACGTGTATGCATTCGCAGAACATGGGAATGATCTAGGAACTTCAAAGGATGTCAAGGGGAACCCAACAGAGGTCTACAGAAGACTGGGTCATGGTTCTTCATATGGTGTTGGTGCCAAGCTAGGTCTAGTTAGAGCTGAGTATGCTGTTGATCATAACTCCGGTACTGGTGCATTCTTCTTCCGTTTTGGAGAGAGGTTCTAA
- the LOC109018521 gene encoding uncharacterized protein LOC109018521, which produces MGGVAYGGNWKEEWATASGVGRRLRYRVRRKIGRGATEGVPRSGFDGIGDFFRDVKGEFQNWEASAASVQGKPKSLWEELAEIGEEFVEFLEKELNITDEDAESYNSNGPQTGSSFRTSGTDRTGSGSENKAGKGSSIEENIDDIEAVLAQLKKELGGFMGGECHLCSKADDIEASLAKPQKMPRIFFNISDQCRTLKKKMKMDIDNA; this is translated from the exons ATGGGCGGTGTTGCGTACGGTGGAAACTGGAAGGAGGAATGGGCAACTGCAAGTGGCGTTGGTCGAAGGCTACGGTATCGTGTGCGACGGAAAATCGGAAGGGGTGCAACTGAAGGGGTGCCCCG TTCTGGATTTGATGGTATAGGGGACTTCTTTAGAGATGTTAAAGGAGAATTTCAGAATTGGGAAGCGAGTGCTGCTTCAGTACAAGGAAAGCCAAAGAGCCTGTGGGAAGAATTGGCA GAAATTGGAGAAGAATTTGTGGAATTTCTTGAGAAAGAACTCAACATAACTGATGAAGACGCTGAATCATATAACAGTAATGGACCTCAGACAGGCAGTTCTTTTAGAACATCTGGGACAGATAGAACGGGAAGTGGCAGTGAAAATAAAGCTGGCAAGGGAAGCAGCATTGAGGAGAATATTGATGATATAGAAGCTGTTCTTGCtcaattgaaaaaagaattggGTGGGTTTATGGGAGGGGAATGCCATCTCTGCAGTAAAGCTGATGACATAGAAGCTAGTCTTGCCAAACCCCAAAAAATGccaagaatattttttaatatttcggATCAATGtagaactttaaaaaaaaaaatgaagatggaCATTGATAATGCATAA
- the LOC118348417 gene encoding protein FAR1-RELATED SEQUENCE 5-like produces MKDRMWSSDSNKVEDGLNVGDGVNMEDRVDQVNLEDGVNVGNEDDHGDEVNVEDGDGVNMNFTFSSGSFEPFVGNEFDEVEDVQTFYKAYARRRDFTMRTNHMKLSKDDRKLIRVDYVCTRDGFRHESLKQKERKILEPAETKIGCKATICIKKDGERWIICKFVPEHNHDLLTPRSTSLLCGHRGVTRLHKKLILTLNVSGVPTKKIMSVLSKESGGDFNIGCIGKDVKNYLENKRKNLFEEGDAQRLYAYFLDRQCKEPEFVYSIQVDENECMGSYFWADARSRSAYQYFGDLVTFDATYLTNIYKMPFVPFLGVNHHHQTIMFGCALLINETVESYIWLLRTWQETMLGRAPSTIITDDDKAMAKAIAEVLPNTTHRLCLWHILHKFSEHLAHVYNKFLEFGKEFHHCIHETIMTNEFEEEWSAILVKYGLIGNEWLQNLYTQRGKWVPAYLRTTFCAGMSTTQMSESMNKFFKDYVRSSTMMSDFVH; encoded by the coding sequence atgaagGATCGTATGTGGAGTTCGGATAGTAATAAAGTTGAGGATGGATTGAATGTAGGAGATGGTGTGAATATGGAAGATCGTGTAGATCAAGTGAATTTGGAAGATGGAGTGAATGTGGGAAATGAAGATGATCATGGAGATGAagtgaatgtggaagatggagatggagtGAACATGAATTTCACTTTCAGTAGTGGATCTTTTGAACCGTTTGTTGGAAATGAATTTGATGAGGTTGAAGACGTCCAAACATTTTACAAGGCATATGCCAGACGAAGAGATTTCACAATGAGGACCaatcatatgaaattatcaaaagatgacagaaaattaattagagtaGATTATGTTTGTACAAGAGATGGATTTAGGCATGAAAGTCTAAAACAAAAAGAGCGAAAAATTCTTGAACCTGCAGAAACAAAGATTGGTTGTAAAGCAACGATATGTATAAAAAAGGATGGTGAAAGGTGGATAATATGCAAGTTCGTGCCTGAACACAACCATGACCTACTCACACCAAGAAGTACTAGCTTGCTctgtggacatagaggagtgaCACGTCTCCACAAAAAACTCATTCTCACTTTGAATGTGTCCGGTGTACCAACAAAAAAGATAATGTCGGTGTTGAGCAAAGAATCaggtggtgattttaacattggtTGTATTGGTAAGGACGTCaaaaattatttggaaaataaaagaaaaaatttgtttgaagaGGGAGATGCACAAAGGTTGTATGCCTACTTTCTTGATCGACAATGTAAAGAACCTGAGTTTGTATACTCCATACAGGTTGATGAGAATGAGTGTATGGGAAGTTATTTTTGGGCAGATGCAAGATCGAGGTctgcatatcaatattttgggGATCTTGTTACATTTGATGCGACGTAtctcacaaatatttataagatgccATTTGTTCCTTTTTTAGGAGTTAATCATCATCACCAAACCATAATGTTTGGTTGTGCGTTGTTAATCAATGAAACAGTTGAATCCTATATATGGTTACTGAGAACATGGCAGGAAACAATGCTTGGGCGTGCCCCTTCAACCATTATTACTGATGATGACAAAGCCATGGCCAAGGCCATCGCAGAGGTACTCCCAAATACAACTCACCGGTTGTGCTTGTGgcatattttacataaattttctGAACATTTGGCACATGTCTATAACAAGTTTCTAGAATTTGGAAAAGAGTTCCATCATTGTATCCATGAGACAATAATGACTAATGAGTTCGAGGAAGAATGGAGTGCAATACTGGTGAAATATGGTCTGATTGGTAATGAATGGCTGCAAAATCTTTACACCCAACGGGGTAAGTGGGTCCCGGCTTACTTGCGAACCACATTTTGTGCCGGTATGTCAACCACGCAAATGAGTGAGAGtatgaataaatttttcaagGATTATGTTCGTTCGAGCACGATGATGAGTGACTTTGTGCATTAG